From a single Aquarana catesbeiana isolate 2022-GZ linkage group LG09, ASM4218655v1, whole genome shotgun sequence genomic region:
- the LOC141107971 gene encoding brain-specific homeobox/POU domain protein 3, giving the protein MMSMNSKQAFSMHPILHEPKYGPLHTSSEAIRRACLQAPQLQSNIFAGFDETLLRGAEALAAVDIVAQKTHPFKPDATYHTMSSVSCTPTSSSVHLHHPSVLTTHHSHHHHHHPHHQPSQGLDGDLLDHLNPALGLGGVPGPDVGTTPSHPHTHMSAMNHMAHHNQSMNISHNHTLVTHTAMSCSESETDPRELESFAERFKQRRIKLGVTQADVGSALANLKIPGVGCLSQSTICRFESLTLSHNNMVALKPILEAWLEEAERAQREKMTKPEIFTGGDKKRKRTSIAAPEKRSLEAYFAVQPRPSSEKIAAIAEKLDLKKNVVRVWFCNQRQKQKRMKFSATY; this is encoded by the exons ATGATGTCCATGAACAGCAAGCAGGCGTTCAGCATGCATCCGATCCTACATGAGCCTAAATATGGTCCACTCCATACTAGCTCAGAAGCCATCCGCAGAGCTTGTCTTCAAGCACCACAG CTTCAAAGCAATATCTTTGCTGGTTTTGATGAAACTTTACTTAGAGGAGCTGAAGCTTTGGCAGCCGTGGATATTGTTGCACAGAAAACACATCCGTTTAAACCAGATGCCACGTACCACACCATGAGCAGCGTCTCTTGCACTCCAACCTCTTCTTCAGTGCATTTGCATCACCCTTCCGTCTTAACAACCCACCAttcacatcatcatcatcatcatcctcatcaccaGCCCTCACAGGGTTTAGACGGGGACCTTCTAGATCACCTAAATCCTGCCCTTGGTTTAGGAGGCGTCCCGGGACCAGATGTTGGAACGACACCCTCCCATCCACACACCCATATGTCTGCCATGAACCACATGGCCCACCACAATCAATCTATGAACATTTCCCATAACCATACACTGGTAACTCACACAGCAATGTCCTGCTCTGAGAGTGAAACAGACCCAAGAGAACTTGAATCCTTTGCTGAAAGATTCAAACAAAGGAGAATAAAACTTGGTGTGACACAGGCTGATGTTGGATCTGCCTTGGCCAACCTGAAGATCCCAGGTGTTGGTTGTCTCAGCCAAAGCACCATTTGCAGGTTTGAGTCCCTCACATTATCTCATAACAATATGGTGGCCTTAAAGCCCATTTTGGAAGCTTGGCTAGAGGAGGCCGAAAGAGCTCAGAGGGAAAAAATGACGAAACCTGAAATCTTTACTGGGGGAGACAAAAAACGCAAACGTACTTCCATTGCTGCCCCAGAAAAACGATCATTAGAAGCTTATTTTGCTGTCCAGCCAAGACCTTCTTCAGAGAAGATAGCAGCAATAGCTGAAAAACTAGACTTAAAAAAGAATGTAGTTCGCGTCTGGTTTTGTAATCAAAGGCAGAAACAGAAAAGAATGAAATTTTCTGCAACATACTGA